In one Oryza glaberrima chromosome 2, OglaRS2, whole genome shotgun sequence genomic region, the following are encoded:
- the LOC127762936 gene encoding beta-fructofuranosidase, insoluble isoenzyme 1, translated as MGTRLLALAPWLLLLLLQLAGASHVVHRSLEAEQAPSSVPASIVSPLLRTGYHFQPPMNWINDPNGPLYYKGWYHLFYQYNPKGAVWGNIVWAHSVSQDLINWIALEPAIKPDIPSDQYGCWSGSATILPDGTPAILYTGIDRPNINYQVQNIAFPKNASDPLLREWVKPAYNPVATPEPGMNATQFRDPTTAWYADGHWRMLVGGLKGARRGLAYLYRSRDFKTWVRAKHPLHSALTGMWECPDFFPLQAPGLQAGLDTSVPSSKYVLKNSLDLTRYDYYTVGIYNKVTERYVPDNPAGDYHRLRYDYGNFYASKTFFDPVKHRRILLGWANESDSVTYDKAKGWAGIHAIPRKVWLDPSGKQLLQWPIEELETLRGKSVSVSDKVVKPGEHFQVTGLGTYQADVEVSLEVSGLEKAEALDPAFGDDAERLCGAKGADVRGGVVFGLWVLASAGLEEKTAVFFRVFKPAGHGAKPVVLMCTDPTKSSLSPDLYKPTFAGFVDTDISSGKISLRSLIDRSVVESFGAGGKTCILSRVYPSMAIGDKAHLYVFNNGEADIKISHLKAWEMKKPLMNGA; from the exons ATGGGGACTCGGCTCTTGGCGCTCGcgccatggctgctgctgctcctcctgcaGCTCGCCGGCGCGTCCCATGTCGTCCACCGGAGCCTCGAGGCCGAGCAGGCGCCGAGCTCGGTGCCGGCCTCCATTGTCAGCCCCCTGCTCAGGACAGGATACCACTTCCAGCCCCCGATGAACTGGATCAACG ATCCGAACG GGCCACTGTACTACAAGGGATGGTACCACCTATTCTACCAGTACAACCCCAAGGGAGCTGTGTGGGGCAATATCGTGTGGGCTCACTCGGTATCACAAGACCTCATCAACTGGATAGCCCTTGAGCCGGCAATCAAGCCCGACATCCCCTCCGACCAGTACGGTTGTTGGTCTGGCTCTGCCACCATCCTTCCCGATGGCACGCCGGCGATCCTCTACACTGGGATCGACCGCCCCAACATCAACTACCAGGTGCAGAATATCGCATTTCCCAAGAATGCGTCAGACCCGCTCCTTCGTGAGTGGGTCAAGCCGGCCTACAACCCGGTGGCCACGCCGGAGCCTGGTATGAACGCAACGCAATTCCGCGATCCGACAACGGCCTGGTACGCCGACGGTCATTGGCGGATGCTCGTTGGTGGCCTGAAGGGGGCTCGCCGCGGCCTTGCCTACCTCTACCGGAGCCGGGACTTCAAGACGTGGGTTCGGGCCAAGCACCCACTCCATTCGGCGCTCACTGGGATGTGGGAGTGCCCAGACTTCTTCCCGTTGCAAGCACCAGGTCTCCAGGCTGGCCTCGACACATCTGTGCCGAGCAGCAAGTACGTGCTCAAGAACAGCCTCGATCTCACCCGTTATGACTACTACACAGTGGGCATCTACAACAAGGTGACGGAGCGGTATGTGCCGGACAACCCTGCTGGCGACTACCACCGGCTCCGCTATGACTACGGCAACTTCTACGCATCAAAGACCTTCTTCGACCCGGTGAAGCACCGCCGCATCCTGCTTGGGTGGGCTAACGAGTCCGACAGCGTCACCTACGACAAGGCGAAGGGCTGGGCCGGCATCCAT GCGATCCCAAGAAAGGTATGGCTGGACCCGAGCGGGAAGCAGCTTCTGCAGTGGCCAATCGAGGAGCTGGAGACGCTGAGGGGCAAATCGGTCAGCGTCAGCGACAAGGTGGTGAAGCCCGGGGAACATTTCCAAGTCACGGGCCTCGGAACCTACCAG GCTGACGTGGAGGTGAGCTTGGAGGTGTCCGGGCTGGAGAAGGCGGAGGCGTTGGACCCGGCGTTCGGCGACGACGCGGAGAGGCTGTGCGGCGCGAAGGGCGCGGACGTGAGGGGCGGCGTGGTGTTCGGGCTGTGGGTGCTGGCCTCCGCCGGCCTGGAGGAGAAAACCGCCGTCTTCTTCCGCGTCTTCAAGCCGGCCGGGCACGGCGCCAAGCCCGTCGTCCTCATGTGCACCGACCCTACCAA GTCTTCTCTTAGCCCGGATCTCTACAAGCCAACTTTTGCCGGGTTCGTCGACACCGACATCTCGTCCGGGAAGATCTCCTTGAGAAGCTTG ATTGACCGTTCGGTGGTTGAGAGCTTCGGCGCCGGGGGCAAGACCTGCATCCTGTCGAGAGTTTACCCGTCGATGGCGATAGGTGACAAGGCCCATCTTTACGTCTTCAACAATGGGGAGGCGGATATTAAGATTTCACATCTGAAAGCGTGGGAAATGAAGAAGCCGCTTATGAATGGCGCCTAA